A part of Halobaculum sp. MBLA0143 genomic DNA contains:
- a CDS encoding lysostaphin resistance A-like protein — MSLSEAEPDELLLRVTQSLFVVLGAVFGASLVVSPAATLARTAGVAADSAELAVVRTVAQFLGFGLACAVFVYYADARDLIGARVPSLREAVLVVAGVVTLLALQFALLIGLSQLGLETGQNRAITTDGRQPVYFLYMIAVSILFVGPAEELLFRGVVQGQVRRVAGPVAAVAFASLVFGAIHFASVTGGVGGQAAYILVAALLGVLLGVLYEATGNVVVPALTHGLYNAVLFGLQYTQVVG, encoded by the coding sequence ATGAGCCTGTCCGAGGCGGAGCCGGACGAGCTGTTACTCCGAGTGACACAGTCGTTGTTCGTGGTGCTGGGCGCAGTGTTCGGCGCGAGTCTGGTCGTGTCGCCGGCGGCCACGCTCGCGCGGACCGCCGGGGTGGCGGCCGACAGCGCCGAGCTCGCCGTCGTCCGGACGGTCGCGCAGTTCCTCGGGTTCGGGCTGGCGTGTGCCGTGTTCGTCTACTACGCCGACGCCCGCGACCTGATCGGCGCCCGGGTGCCCTCGCTCCGCGAGGCGGTGCTCGTCGTCGCCGGCGTCGTGACGCTGTTGGCCCTCCAGTTCGCGCTCCTGATCGGGCTGTCGCAGCTGGGGCTGGAGACGGGCCAGAACCGAGCGATCACGACCGACGGCCGCCAGCCGGTGTACTTCCTGTACATGATCGCCGTGTCGATTCTGTTCGTGGGGCCGGCCGAGGAGCTCCTCTTTCGCGGGGTCGTCCAGGGACAGGTCCGACGGGTGGCCGGCCCGGTTGCGGCCGTCGCGTTCGCGTCGCTCGTGTTCGGCGCGATCCACTTCGCCAGCGTCACCGGCGGCGTGGGCGGTCAGGCAGCGTACATTCTAGTGGCGGCGTTGTTGGGTGTCCTCCTCGGCGTCCTGTACGAGGCCACCGGGAACGTCGTCGTCCCGGCGCTGACACACGGGCTGTACAACGCCGTCCTGTTCGG